From one Leptospira stimsonii genomic stretch:
- a CDS encoding CopG family transcriptional regulator, which yields MARVDKRFQLLMTEEELELLKNEADKRNLSAGEMLRLSLRNEVYRSDSYERLEALKILASMEE from the coding sequence ATGGCGAGAGTCGACAAACGGTTTCAACTTCTCATGACGGAAGAAGAACTCGAACTCCTTAAGAACGAAGCGGATAAAAGAAATCTTTCCGCGGGGGAAATGTTGAGGCTTTCTTTGAGAAATGAAGTCTATCGTTCCGATTCTTATGAACGTCTGGAAGCTCTCAAGATACTTGCGAGTATGGAAGAATGA
- the rpiB gene encoding ribose 5-phosphate isomerase B, translating to MKKIGIASDHGGFELKEFLRTALAGELEIVDYGTKDETSVDYPIVIAEACKKVLSKEVEGLIALCGTGIGASIAANRLGGIRAALCHDQLTAELSKRHNNANVLVLGGRILGKELALNIVRTWIATPFEGGRHERRVNQLETLNS from the coding sequence ATGAAAAAAATCGGAATCGCCTCGGATCACGGAGGCTTTGAGCTCAAGGAATTTCTTCGCACCGCTCTTGCAGGAGAATTGGAAATCGTAGACTATGGAACGAAAGACGAAACGTCCGTCGATTATCCGATCGTCATAGCCGAAGCTTGTAAAAAAGTTCTTTCCAAAGAAGTGGAAGGACTGATCGCCCTTTGCGGAACCGGAATCGGCGCATCCATCGCGGCCAATCGCCTCGGAGGAATCAGAGCCGCTCTCTGCCACGATCAATTGACTGCGGAATTATCGAAACGTCACAACAACGCAAACGTTCTTGTCTTGGGTGGAAGAATTCTGGGCAAAGAGTTGGCTCTCAATATCGTTCGAACCTGGATCGCAACTCCTTTCGAAGGCGGACGCCACGAGAGAAGAGTCAATCAACTCGAAACCTTAAACTCATAA
- a CDS encoding glucanase: MGWITNSKVSLVALPAFVILSFSSLFSETKVLSLTDLQRNGLELSGKNGEQKTLKLQTRDRSLGSDLYLNFDSGEPSILKDISGNYKVLSSSFLPDSENVLHAKRSARFSGKRTGIRIAHSNSGVLTSKDLTEEFFIAFSIFPGTVEKDATLISKLYETSGNTFGWDLKIADDKLKAGFYSFFETEEKRFLSLQLVSNTTLKKNQWNRIILHFNPSEREIVLYLNGKESARGSIPANKNLIRMGFHPEDTTSFRIASSYYGWMENFAVFRGKPNPNAEDVSFPGQDFDPDTHTTQSKFGTALSPVYKSKYSSAFLEEIELKANIPKSSAIELYFRVSPTVFHPTSEGPAWIAVDLRKLESFKLDSMDPDVYRISLKNSLRKFLGITENKEDLLPFRYYQWRIKFKSDPNGNLTPELKNLTLTYRETIPPVRPLGLKVVENSIDDSGPSVCLTWKSNPEREVIHGGGYFIHYGIHPDRMVGIIRGTYPLTNEAPNKKTRPKHPASDYLDPITGLPDGKSANNIQEYYNKLNTCVDNRIISLNAEILLEKNQLFLKKGTTYYFRISAFNKAYHFQTGKDQVSPLSDPVEVYFLSE, from the coding sequence ATGGGATGGATTACAAACTCTAAAGTCTCGTTAGTCGCCCTTCCGGCATTCGTTATCCTATCGTTTTCCTCTCTTTTTTCCGAAACCAAAGTCCTTTCTCTCACCGATCTTCAAAGAAACGGGCTGGAACTTTCGGGTAAGAACGGGGAACAAAAAACGCTGAAACTGCAAACGCGGGATCGAAGTCTCGGTTCCGATTTGTATTTGAACTTCGATTCCGGTGAACCATCAATTCTAAAAGATATATCAGGAAATTATAAAGTTCTTTCCTCATCCTTTCTTCCCGATTCGGAAAACGTTCTTCATGCAAAAAGAAGCGCACGATTTTCCGGAAAAAGAACCGGAATTAGAATCGCACATTCAAACTCGGGCGTTCTCACTTCTAAAGATTTAACCGAAGAATTTTTCATCGCGTTCAGCATTTTTCCGGGAACGGTGGAAAAAGACGCGACGTTGATTTCAAAATTATACGAAACTTCGGGAAACACATTCGGCTGGGATCTTAAAATCGCGGACGATAAACTCAAAGCGGGATTTTATTCTTTTTTCGAAACCGAGGAGAAAAGATTTCTTTCCCTTCAGCTCGTTTCGAACACGACCCTTAAAAAGAATCAATGGAACCGAATCATTCTCCATTTCAATCCTTCAGAAAGAGAAATCGTATTGTATCTGAATGGAAAAGAATCCGCAAGAGGATCGATTCCTGCCAATAAAAATTTGATAAGAATGGGATTTCATCCGGAAGACACGACTTCGTTTCGGATCGCGAGTTCGTATTATGGATGGATGGAAAACTTCGCCGTCTTCCGAGGAAAACCGAATCCGAATGCCGAGGACGTTTCTTTTCCAGGACAAGACTTCGATCCGGATACACATACGACTCAATCGAAATTCGGAACCGCGCTTTCTCCGGTTTACAAGAGCAAGTATTCCAGCGCCTTTTTAGAAGAAATCGAACTAAAAGCAAACATTCCAAAATCATCGGCGATAGAACTTTATTTCCGAGTTTCTCCCACGGTCTTTCACCCGACTTCGGAAGGACCGGCGTGGATCGCCGTAGACTTAAGAAAATTAGAATCTTTTAAACTAGATTCTATGGATCCGGACGTATATCGAATCTCTCTCAAAAATTCTCTGAGAAAGTTTTTGGGAATCACGGAAAATAAAGAAGACCTTCTTCCGTTTCGTTATTATCAATGGAGAATCAAATTCAAATCCGATCCGAACGGAAATCTCACGCCGGAGTTGAAGAATCTCACTCTAACTTATCGAGAGACGATTCCACCGGTTCGCCCTCTGGGTTTAAAGGTGGTTGAGAATTCGATCGATGATTCCGGACCGAGCGTTTGTTTGACTTGGAAATCCAATCCGGAAAGAGAAGTGATCCACGGCGGCGGATATTTTATTCACTATGGGATTCACCCGGATCGAATGGTGGGAATCATTCGAGGAACGTATCCACTCACAAACGAAGCTCCGAACAAAAAGACGAGACCGAAACATCCCGCTTCCGATTATTTGGATCCGATCACCGGATTACCGGATGGAAAAAGCGCAAACAATATTCAAGAATATTATAATAAGCTGAATACCTGCGTGGACAATCGTATCATTTCGCTCAATGCGGAAATACTTTTGGAAAAGAACCAGCTCTTCCTAAAAAAAGGAACCACTTATTATTTTAGAATCAGCGCCTTTAATAAGGCTTATCATTTCCAAACAGGAAAGGATCAAGTATCGCCGCTAAGCGACCCCGTCGAAGTTTATTTCCTGAGCGAGTAA
- a CDS encoding metalloenzyme, translating to MIFYMFIDGIGFGPNDPKTNPFARYAKSFFLPLADKPISGESSEILKNTVFLRTDASLGIKGLPQSATGQTSLWTGINACKVLQRHLSGFPTFTLKKIISKYSIIRVLDEHGFKADLLNCYSPAFAEHIKKNPRHVSASTLIQMASDRPLKTMEDLRNGKGLYMDITHEYLREFSQGFLEESDDLFRVRDPYETGKSIVQNCKEDDYTLCIYEFFLTDKVGHKMNWEAAEKYIGELESFLKGVTEALDPETDQLIVTSDHGNLEDLSVDVHTVNQVPTILYGKYTSVLKDKIKAIVNIPNAIYDILGIKMELKEEEFIKTEAP from the coding sequence ATGATCTTTTATATGTTCATCGACGGGATCGGCTTCGGGCCCAATGATCCGAAAACCAACCCCTTTGCTCGGTATGCAAAATCCTTCTTTTTACCCCTCGCGGATAAACCGATTTCCGGAGAATCCTCTGAAATCCTCAAGAATACCGTTTTTCTCAGGACGGACGCTTCGTTAGGAATCAAAGGTCTTCCTCAGAGCGCTACAGGGCAGACTTCTCTTTGGACCGGGATCAACGCGTGCAAGGTGCTTCAAAGACATTTGAGCGGATTTCCGACCTTTACTCTTAAAAAGATCATCAGTAAATATTCCATCATTCGCGTTTTAGACGAACACGGATTTAAAGCGGACCTTCTCAACTGTTATTCTCCGGCATTTGCGGAACATATCAAAAAGAATCCGCGTCACGTTTCGGCTTCGACTCTGATTCAAATGGCGAGTGACCGACCTTTAAAAACCATGGAAGACCTTAGGAACGGCAAAGGTCTTTATATGGACATAACTCACGAATACTTAAGAGAATTCTCGCAAGGATTTCTAGAAGAATCGGACGATCTCTTTCGAGTTAGAGATCCCTATGAAACCGGTAAGTCCATCGTTCAAAATTGTAAAGAAGACGATTATACTCTTTGTATTTATGAATTTTTTCTGACCGACAAGGTCGGACATAAAATGAATTGGGAAGCGGCTGAAAAATATATCGGAGAATTGGAATCTTTTTTAAAAGGGGTTACGGAAGCGTTGGATCCGGAAACGGATCAATTGATCGTGACTTCCGATCACGGAAACTTAGAAGATCTTTCGGTGGACGTGCATACCGTCAACCAGGTCCCGACTATTCTCTACGGAAAATATACGTCCGTATTAAAGGATAAAATAAAGGCGATCGTAAATATTCCGAATGCGATTTATGATATTTTAGGAATTAAAATGGAACTCAAGGAAGAAGAGTTTATCAAAACGGAAGCTCCCTAG
- a CDS encoding tetratricopeptide repeat protein, with protein MNRSIILITGFLFICAGLLTGVYQTTIQDEDSKRKNVLERIKEGEEYLKQTNAKSAEKAVDIFSELSAREIPDEHSFRVKYDMGRALERNQDSLLALGIYRELNQKEGLSRDERSKVAYSMGNLLLQLNRDEEGKGHLEEVLRISADAKLRSNALSAIADYYMKKGNYDLSRKNYVLALQEDPENVKARVRWGKSLRRMGKDWSAYDVYDDYAQAGFYFDPEKEKVSSEFRSGILEKARQLYVRKQYYGAIDTFKKALEMGISPKAEEQALFYIAESYEAVGKSDSALQYLNRVLGNQDGSLDQTALFRKGTVYFKNGKYEKAAALFQEATDKYPDSPVGRKASAWKKESLDQVEDNLHYKESDKAKSKEDLETERFD; from the coding sequence ATGAATCGTTCTATTATATTAATTACGGGATTCTTATTTATTTGCGCCGGGCTTCTGACCGGGGTGTATCAGACCACCATCCAAGACGAAGATTCCAAACGTAAGAACGTATTGGAAAGAATCAAAGAAGGCGAAGAATACTTAAAACAGACAAACGCGAAGTCCGCGGAAAAAGCAGTGGATATCTTTTCCGAACTCTCTGCTCGAGAAATTCCGGACGAACATTCGTTTCGAGTAAAATACGATATGGGAAGAGCCTTGGAAAGAAACCAAGATAGTCTTCTCGCACTCGGGATTTATCGGGAACTGAATCAGAAAGAAGGTTTGTCTCGGGACGAAAGATCCAAGGTTGCGTATTCCATGGGAAATCTACTTCTTCAACTCAATCGCGACGAAGAAGGGAAAGGTCATCTCGAAGAAGTGCTTCGAATTTCAGCGGACGCCAAACTTCGTTCCAACGCGTTATCCGCCATCGCAGATTACTATATGAAGAAGGGAAATTACGATCTTTCCCGAAAAAACTACGTTCTCGCATTACAAGAAGATCCTGAAAACGTAAAGGCGCGTGTCCGTTGGGGAAAATCCCTGCGTAGAATGGGAAAGGATTGGTCCGCCTACGACGTGTATGACGATTATGCTCAAGCCGGATTTTACTTTGATCCTGAAAAAGAAAAAGTGAGTTCCGAATTCAGAAGCGGCATTTTGGAAAAGGCGAGACAACTCTACGTGCGCAAACAATATTACGGCGCGATTGATACTTTTAAAAAAGCTCTGGAAATGGGAATCAGTCCAAAGGCTGAAGAACAAGCGTTATTCTACATCGCAGAAAGTTACGAAGCAGTTGGCAAATCCGATTCTGCGCTCCAATATTTAAACCGAGTTCTTGGAAACCAAGACGGTTCTTTGGATCAAACCGCGCTCTTCCGAAAAGGCACCGTTTATTTTAAGAATGGAAAGTATGAAAAAGCCGCGGCTCTTTTCCAAGAAGCGACGGATAAATATCCCGATTCTCCCGTTGGAAGAAAAGCAAGCGCTTGGAAAAAAGAATCTTTAGATCAAGTGGAAGACAATCTTCACTATAAAGAATCGGACAAGGCAAAGAGCAAAGAAGACTTAGAGACGGAAAGGTTCGACTAG